A DNA window from Treponema primitia ZAS-1 contains the following coding sequences:
- a CDS encoding WD40 repeat domain-containing protein yields MKSKMRGYHQARLFIFTTLFIAQFAYSQSSGRNVDPATLAAGHSGAVSVMTFDPVRNYILSAGMDGFLGIWNVRTSSAVDRFQVSPYAIRSMIQRPGKSQVALMESDGVGVYRISAWDYGLKRNLFTLRFRDPVTFINYSAGGNFLMVARSARSGVVFIHPETGEVLDSPPNQTGAIAFSATGRSERTMMTYATSGQITYWELNTGRAIQNSVAPANLTSPVIFGNNRYLSGIDSNGLIVVDAVTGREIARDRHIAKGKLFPVSSSDLLEFMYLGTLENSTNGSITLTHYTITTQGTLEGKNRTTFSRMPLISSGVTVAAGAVALGTVDGGVWMFEVNDQEPWAMGRVKLTQVSSAAISGDSLAFMTEDKRLSIIPVDYQSLMDRDTITLEDARGNTQISGDSAMGAGTPGRFLFWQTDNTRTFPILVTGAGTPVRTDIILGRLALRHSLRSVSLLGNQALFVDSAGSITVLSTDTGSSKFTYTATDPLDISFLDSENIIIGHSDLSQTSPFLVVNTVTEETVPFIYPSTVGAKLYRSANGAMYGGVVEGSSDSATTALLLLDTEHPAASTRLVEYKGEDTTFIIAQSGQSVASTIGGNGPTLHSNRGFVPFERSPSLPVNLIGSDRYFIVLGRDGSISWHNPATGSLLARLRLLETEWILETAERHIQRGPLQRP; encoded by the coding sequence GTGAAAAGTAAAATGAGAGGGTATCACCAGGCGAGGTTGTTTATCTTTACAACCCTGTTTATAGCACAGTTTGCATATTCCCAGTCTTCCGGCAGAAATGTCGATCCCGCTACCTTGGCCGCCGGTCATTCCGGCGCCGTATCGGTCATGACTTTTGATCCGGTGAGAAATTATATCCTCAGCGCCGGCATGGACGGTTTTTTAGGGATATGGAATGTCAGGACCAGCTCTGCGGTGGATCGCTTTCAGGTCAGCCCCTATGCGATACGGTCCATGATCCAGAGGCCGGGAAAATCCCAGGTTGCCCTGATGGAAAGTGACGGCGTTGGCGTGTATAGGATTTCCGCCTGGGACTATGGGCTTAAACGAAATTTATTTACCCTGCGGTTTAGAGACCCCGTGACCTTCATCAATTACTCCGCAGGGGGCAACTTCCTTATGGTAGCCCGAAGCGCCAGAAGCGGCGTGGTGTTTATTCACCCTGAAACCGGGGAAGTGCTGGATTCACCCCCAAATCAGACCGGGGCCATCGCTTTTTCCGCCACCGGCAGATCCGAGCGGACCATGATGACCTATGCCACCTCGGGCCAAATTACCTATTGGGAATTAAATACCGGAAGGGCCATCCAGAATTCTGTGGCGCCCGCCAATCTGACAAGCCCTGTCATATTTGGGAATAACCGGTATCTGAGCGGGATAGATTCCAACGGTCTTATTGTAGTGGATGCCGTAACAGGCAGGGAAATTGCCCGGGACCGGCATATCGCCAAGGGAAAACTATTTCCCGTATCGTCATCGGACCTTCTGGAATTTATGTACCTAGGAACCCTGGAGAACAGTACCAACGGGTCCATCACCCTTACCCATTATACCATTACCACCCAGGGAACCCTGGAAGGTAAAAATAGAACCACCTTTTCCAGAATGCCCCTGATTTCCAGCGGAGTTACCGTTGCTGCCGGCGCTGTTGCCCTGGGTACTGTTGATGGCGGGGTTTGGATGTTTGAGGTAAACGACCAGGAGCCATGGGCTATGGGAAGGGTAAAGCTTACCCAGGTAAGCTCCGCAGCTATTTCGGGGGATAGTCTGGCGTTTATGACAGAGGATAAGCGTTTAAGTATCATACCAGTGGATTATCAGTCCCTCATGGACCGTGATACTATCACCCTTGAAGATGCCCGGGGGAATACCCAAATAAGCGGGGATTCTGCAATGGGCGCAGGAACTCCCGGCAGGTTTCTGTTCTGGCAAACCGATAATACCCGTACCTTTCCTATTCTTGTAACCGGCGCCGGTACTCCGGTGCGCACGGATATTATTCTGGGAAGGCTGGCCCTCCGGCACTCCCTCCGCTCGGTTTCCCTGCTGGGGAACCAAGCCCTCTTTGTGGATTCTGCGGGGAGCATCACCGTATTGTCCACCGATACAGGCAGCAGTAAGTTTACCTACACCGCTACGGACCCCCTGGATATATCCTTCCTCGACAGCGAAAATATTATCATAGGCCATTCCGATCTAAGCCAGACCTCTCCCTTCCTGGTGGTGAATACGGTTACCGAAGAAACGGTCCCCTTTATCTATCCCTCCACGGTGGGCGCCAAATTGTACCGGTCCGCCAACGGGGCTATGTACGGAGGCGTTGTGGAAGGCTCCTCGGACAGCGCCACCACCGCCCTGCTCCTATTGGATACGGAACATCCCGCCGCTTCGACCCGGCTGGTTGAGTACAAGGGGGAAGATACCACCTTTATCATAGCCCAAAGCGGTCAATCCGTAGCTTCAACCATAGGCGGAAACGGCCCTACCCTCCACAGTAATCGTGGTTTTGTTCCCTTTGAACGGAGTCCAAGTCTGCCGGTTAACCTTATCGGAAGTGATCGGTACTTTATTGTCCTGGGCAGGGACGGTTCTATCAGCTGGCACAACCCAGCCACCGGTTCCCTTCTCGCCCGGCTGCGGCTTTTGGAAACAGAATGGATCCTGGAAACGGCGGAACGGCATATCCAGCGGGGCCCGCTCCAGAGACCGTAG
- a CDS encoding alpha-ketoacid dehydrogenase subunit beta: protein MREISYAEAIKEAMSEEMRKDNRIILMGEDVAVYGGAFGVSRGMFEEFGDERVRDTPISELGFTGCAVGAAMTGLIPIVEIMFSDFITLALEQLVNQGAKNRFQFGGQGSVPMVLRAPGGSGTGAAEQHSQSMESWVCNVPGLKVVIPSTPYDAKGLLKSAIYDPNPVVFLEQKLLYRVKGPVPEPGDDYTVPLGKADVKREGRDITIITYGRMVPRCLKVAEKLAAKGTDVEVVDVRSLVPMDKKTLIASAKKTGKVLIVHEACQTGGFGGEIAAVIADSEAFFYLDAPIRRLGGLDVPIPYNPKLEAQVVPTEEKITAAIESLL from the coding sequence ATGCGTGAAATAAGCTATGCCGAGGCTATAAAAGAGGCCATGAGCGAAGAAATGCGGAAGGATAACAGGATTATCCTTATGGGTGAAGATGTGGCGGTCTATGGCGGGGCTTTCGGCGTCTCCCGGGGTATGTTTGAAGAATTCGGTGACGAACGGGTCAGGGATACCCCTATCTCCGAATTAGGATTCACCGGATGCGCCGTGGGCGCCGCCATGACCGGGCTTATCCCCATTGTGGAGATCATGTTCAGCGATTTTATTACCCTGGCCTTGGAACAATTGGTAAACCAGGGCGCTAAAAACCGTTTCCAATTCGGCGGCCAGGGCTCGGTACCCATGGTACTACGGGCGCCCGGCGGTTCCGGGACTGGGGCGGCGGAACAGCACAGTCAGAGCATGGAGTCCTGGGTATGCAATGTTCCGGGTCTCAAGGTGGTCATACCCTCTACCCCCTACGATGCAAAGGGGCTCCTAAAGTCCGCTATTTACGACCCTAATCCGGTGGTCTTCTTGGAACAAAAGCTCCTTTACCGGGTTAAGGGGCCGGTCCCCGAACCGGGCGATGACTATACCGTACCTCTGGGTAAGGCCGATGTTAAGCGGGAAGGCCGGGATATCACTATTATCACCTATGGACGTATGGTTCCCCGGTGCCTGAAGGTTGCAGAAAAACTGGCGGCGAAGGGTACGGATGTGGAGGTGGTTGATGTCAGGAGCCTTGTTCCAATGGATAAGAAAACACTGATTGCCTCGGCAAAAAAGACCGGCAAAGTACTTATTGTGCACGAAGCCTGTCAGACCGGCGGCTTCGGCGGTGAAATCGCCGCGGTCATCGCGGACAGCGAGGCCTTTTTCTACCTCGATGCGCCCATCAGACGGCTCGGTGGGCTTGATGTCCCCATTCCCTATAACCCCAAGCTTGAAGCCCAGGTGGTTCCCACGGAAGAAAAAATTACCGCCGCTATTGAATCGCTGTTATAG
- a CDS encoding late competence development ComFB family protein yields the protein MAFIDSYNLEHLANEAEHLVHEELGRQLESYQGEICLCNDCVVDMAAMALNTVKPLYRYSLLGTLWASSAMTDEAYAASIQEAVSNAIEKVRENPSHD from the coding sequence ATGGCCTTTATTGATAGTTATAACTTGGAACATCTTGCAAACGAAGCCGAACATTTGGTTCATGAAGAATTGGGACGGCAGCTAGAATCCTATCAGGGGGAAATCTGCCTCTGTAACGATTGTGTGGTGGATATGGCCGCCATGGCATTAAACACCGTGAAGCCCCTGTACCGGTATTCCCTGCTGGGTACGCTCTGGGCTTCCAGCGCCATGACCGACGAAGCCTACGCTGCAAGCATACAGGAAGCGGTGTCCAATGCCATAGAAAAGGTCCGGGAGAATCCCTCCCACGATTGA
- a CDS encoding dihydrolipoamide acetyltransferase family protein: MANSIIMPKTGMAMEEGVILEWRVTVGDTVKRGDIVALIETDKSTMELESDYTGEILAILSQAGETIPVTKLIAWVGQHGEAVPAEGKFKATPAARKLAGDKGIVLSAVSPSGKSGEIRRGDVERAAAGTLAALAAAVASRPDTRLPLTNIQRITGKRMLESRLTIPDVTQNTRADVTTMLSARKKLSEKLGIKITVNDLLLAAVVKALKAHPRLNSVLDGNELIYKGSINLGIAVATERGLLVPVIHNAQELSLRQISAQAADLAGRAREGHLTSDEMSGGTFTVSNVGMYGITAFTPIINPPEAAILGVCSVEDELKLEGEKVLSRKIMGLSLTFDHRIVDGAAAAAFIKTLRELLESPVP, translated from the coding sequence ATGGCCAATTCAATTATCATGCCCAAAACGGGCATGGCTATGGAAGAAGGGGTTATTCTTGAATGGCGGGTTACGGTAGGAGATACGGTTAAAAGGGGCGATATAGTTGCGCTTATCGAAACAGACAAGTCGACCATGGAACTGGAATCGGATTACACCGGTGAAATCCTGGCCATATTGAGCCAAGCCGGAGAAACTATTCCGGTAACCAAGCTTATCGCCTGGGTGGGGCAGCACGGAGAGGCTGTTCCGGCGGAGGGGAAGTTTAAGGCCACCCCCGCTGCCCGGAAACTCGCCGGCGACAAGGGTATCGTCCTCAGCGCCGTATCCCCCAGCGGTAAGTCCGGCGAGATCCGCCGGGGTGATGTGGAAAGAGCCGCAGCAGGAACCCTTGCTGCGCTGGCGGCAGCCGTGGCGTCCCGGCCGGATACACGCCTTCCGCTGACCAATATCCAGAGGATTACCGGCAAGCGTATGCTGGAAAGCCGCCTGACCATTCCGGATGTTACCCAGAATACCCGGGCGGATGTTACTACGATGCTAAGCGCTAGAAAGAAACTCAGCGAAAAACTTGGAATCAAGATTACGGTGAACGACTTACTATTGGCGGCCGTCGTAAAAGCCCTGAAGGCCCATCCCCGCTTGAATTCCGTTCTGGATGGAAATGAGCTTATTTACAAGGGCAGTATAAACCTGGGCATAGCGGTGGCTACCGAACGGGGGCTTCTGGTTCCGGTGATCCACAATGCCCAGGAATTAAGCCTCCGGCAGATCTCCGCCCAAGCGGCGGACCTGGCCGGCCGGGCACGGGAGGGGCATCTGACCTCTGATGAAATGAGCGGCGGAACCTTTACCGTATCGAACGTGGGTATGTACGGCATTACCGCCTTTACACCGATTATTAATCCCCCCGAAGCGGCTATCCTGGGAGTCTGTTCCGTGGAGGATGAACTTAAGCTTGAGGGAGAAAAGGTGTTGAGCCGTAAAATCATGGGCCTTTCCCTCACCTTTGATCATCGAATCGTAGACGGCGCAGCCGCCGCTGCTTTTATCAAAACCCTGAGGGAACTTCTTGAATCGCCTGTCCCTTGA
- a CDS encoding site-2 protease family protein, protein MLLIKILLGLIGLGVVVFVHELGHFLAARLVGIDVEAFSIGWGKPILKKKVGNVEYRLGIFPIGGYCKMRGENEFQEAYENRSNAIPQAKGTFYGVSPLRRIVVAFAGPGFNFLFTILVLSIIWGIGFEVSTLDNRIVLVSDISPGEMYPADQGGLKTGDKIIDINGNPVTNYHDIQELIATNPEKNLPVQVQRGGEVLDLMVRPDLDKSSGAGKIGVYFWSEPVISAVTGGSPADIAGLRPGDRITRINGEDFSYTVALFKILRSQPPVLSVDFEREGRPMQADLILSYTDTGAADIGVSYEHIQFHTPRLSPVGALLKGGKESWKTFVLSVKSLALLFRGIDLTQAVSGPVRITYMLGDVAAEGFGQSFGAGISSMANFLALISIALGIMNLLPLPVLDGGLIVLFIVEIIKRKPLNPKYISVFQTVGVVLIFGLMIFAVFGDILFLTRR, encoded by the coding sequence GTGCTATTGATAAAAATACTATTGGGGTTAATCGGTTTAGGGGTGGTGGTTTTTGTCCACGAACTGGGCCATTTCCTCGCCGCCCGCCTGGTAGGTATTGATGTGGAGGCCTTTTCCATAGGCTGGGGCAAACCTATCCTAAAAAAGAAGGTCGGTAATGTAGAGTACCGGCTGGGCATATTCCCCATAGGCGGCTACTGCAAAATGCGTGGGGAAAACGAATTCCAGGAAGCCTACGAAAACCGTTCCAATGCCATACCCCAGGCTAAGGGTACCTTTTATGGGGTCAGCCCGCTGCGGCGTATCGTTGTTGCCTTTGCAGGCCCGGGCTTTAACTTTCTCTTTACGATCCTGGTCCTCTCGATTATTTGGGGTATCGGATTCGAGGTAAGCACATTGGATAACCGTATTGTCCTGGTTTCGGACATAAGCCCCGGGGAAATGTACCCCGCCGATCAGGGAGGCTTAAAAACCGGGGATAAAATTATCGATATAAACGGCAATCCCGTAACAAATTATCACGATATTCAGGAACTAATCGCCACCAACCCGGAAAAAAATCTGCCCGTCCAGGTTCAGCGGGGAGGAGAGGTTCTTGACCTCATGGTTCGGCCGGACCTGGACAAAAGCTCCGGGGCAGGAAAAATCGGGGTGTATTTTTGGTCCGAACCGGTTATCAGCGCCGTTACCGGGGGAAGCCCCGCCGATATAGCCGGACTGCGGCCTGGGGACCGGATTACCCGGATAAACGGGGAGGACTTTTCCTATACCGTGGCGCTTTTCAAGATACTCCGGAGTCAACCCCCGGTACTGTCGGTGGATTTTGAACGGGAAGGCCGCCCAATGCAAGCCGACCTGATCCTCAGCTATACTGATACAGGTGCCGCAGATATCGGGGTATCCTATGAACATATTCAGTTCCACACCCCCCGGCTGTCCCCCGTGGGCGCCCTGCTCAAGGGCGGGAAGGAAAGCTGGAAAACCTTCGTCCTTTCTGTCAAAAGCCTTGCCCTCCTCTTCCGTGGCATTGATTTAACCCAGGCCGTTTCCGGACCGGTACGGATTACCTATATGCTGGGGGATGTAGCCGCCGAAGGCTTCGGCCAAAGCTTTGGCGCAGGCATCAGTTCCATGGCAAATTTCCTGGCCCTGATCTCCATAGCCCTCGGTATTATGAATCTCCTCCCCCTTCCGGTACTTGATGGAGGATTGATTGTTCTCTTTATTGTTGAAATAATAAAGCGGAAACCCCTGAATCCCAAATATATCAGCGTATTCCAGACCGTAGGGGTGGTATTGATTTTTGGCTTAATGATCTTTGCTGTTTTTGGGGATATTTTATTTTTGACTCGTCGGTAA